A window of Candidatus Omnitrophota bacterium contains these coding sequences:
- a CDS encoding response regulator — MRQKTKILIVDDEQDICDITRSFLEKRGYEVLAAQDKDAALDIFRSFSPAVVLLDIKLGSSSGMDVLKEIKEESPRTRILMLTGLQDEENIRRAKELGADDYINKPFTLDFLEKVVLHKISLMALKDSQ; from the coding sequence ATGCGGCAGAAGACCAAGATTCTCATTGTGGATGACGAGCAGGACATTTGCGATATAACCAGGTCCTTCCTGGAAAAGAGGGGCTATGAGGTATTGGCCGCGCAGGATAAGGACGCGGCGTTGGACATATTCCGCAGCTTTTCTCCCGCGGTTGTCCTTCTGGACATCAAGCTGGGGAGCTCTTCGGGGATGGATGTATTGAAAGAGATCAAAGAGGAAAGCCCGCGGACCCGCATCCTGATGCTTACCGGACTACAGGATGAAGAGAATATCAGGAGGGCAAAGGAATTGGGCGCGGATGATTATATAAACAAGCCGTTCACCCTTGATTTTCTGGAAAAGGTGGTCCTGCATAAGATCTCGCTGATGGCCTTGAAGGATTCGCAATAA
- a CDS encoding Gfo/Idh/MocA family oxidoreductase — protein sequence MPDKINIAVIGAGRLGRLHLRKYKEIGNVGLAGVCDVDGQKADSAACEFLTRAFHNYREIPQTVDAVSVATPTSTHYEVAEYFLKRGVHCLVEKPITLTLKEADALVKIARNNKAILQVGHVERFNSAFAAVKDMIKEPKFIEAHRLSPFPNRSLDVGVTLDLMIHDIDIILGLINSPIKRIDAVGVKVLSEYEDIANARISFKNGCVANLTASRVSEEWMRKIRIFLPQAYISLDYKAAEATLYTKKGGSISKQDLPIEKEEPLKKELESFVHCVAHKCQPLISGKEGRQALAVALKIQKKIRDG from the coding sequence ATGCCTGACAAAATTAACATAGCCGTGATAGGGGCCGGCCGGCTGGGCAGGCTGCACCTGCGGAAATATAAAGAAATTGGAAACGTCGGCCTGGCAGGGGTATGCGACGTTGACGGGCAAAAGGCCGACTCCGCCGCCTGCGAGTTCTTAACGCGGGCATTTCACAACTACAGAGAAATACCCCAAACCGTGGACGCGGTAAGCGTAGCCACCCCTACCTCAACGCACTACGAGGTTGCCGAATATTTCCTTAAACGCGGGGTACACTGCCTTGTGGAAAAACCTATCACGCTGACCCTCAAAGAAGCGGACGCGCTGGTCAAGATCGCCAGGAACAATAAGGCCATACTCCAGGTGGGCCACGTGGAAAGGTTTAATTCCGCCTTTGCCGCGGTCAAGGATATGATCAAAGAGCCCAAATTTATAGAGGCGCACCGGCTTTCTCCCTTCCCCAACCGCTCCCTGGACGTAGGCGTAACGCTGGACCTTATGATACACGATATAGATATCATTTTAGGGTTGATAAACTCCCCCATAAAGAGGATAGACGCCGTAGGCGTTAAAGTGCTGAGCGAATATGAAGACATTGCCAACGCGCGTATCAGTTTTAAGAACGGCTGCGTAGCCAACCTTACGGCCAGCAGGGTATCGGAGGAATGGATGAGAAAGATCCGCATCTTTCTGCCGCAGGCCTACATCTCCCTTGATTACAAAGCGGCGGAGGCGACCCTCTACACGAAAAAAGGCGGCTCCATATCCAAACAAGACCTGCCCATTGAAAAGGAAGAACCCCTGAAGAAAGAATTGGAGTCATTTGTCCACTGCGTCGCTCATAAATGCCAGCCCCTGATATCCGGGAAGGAAGGCCGGCAGGCGCTGGCTGTGGCGTTGAAGATCCAGAAGAAGATACGCGATGGCTGA
- the mnmG gene encoding tRNA uridine-5-carboxymethylaminomethyl(34) synthesis enzyme MnmG: MYDVIVIGAGHAGIESALAASRMGCNTLLVTLRLEQIGHMSCNPAIGGVGKGQLVKEIDALGGEMAKAADACGLQFRILNASKGPAVWSSRAQIDRFRYKEYMRKALGKQSNICLKQAEVISLLVKGSSVNGVRTKDEEIFSKTVVIAPGTFSGGKIHIGLRNFPGGRQDEEAAMGLSESLRSLGFGIMRFKTGTCARLDKATIDFSRLKIQEGDADPRPFSFTNKGLKLKQAPCYITYTNERTHKIIRDNLKYSPLYTGLIKATGVRYCPSIEDKVVKFPDRVRHQVFLEPEGREDNRIYPNGISTSLPEEAQVEMVHSIEGLEHAGIIDFGYGIEHDVVDPRENLPSLETKRVKNLYLAGQINGTTGYEEAAAQGLIAGINAALTVKGKGPFVLERSRAYIGVLIDDLTTKGTDEPYRMFTSRVEYRLLLREDNADIRLREMGFGLGLVSREEYRETRDKIKAVKEGTEALMSSRIKPTREVNSKLNSFGSPALRKEVTLAELLKRPQIDLRRLRELDCRGLRLDERAAFLIETEMKYSGFIERQKAEVERFRHLEKIKVPAGMDYNGLNGLSREIRDKLGRVRPLSLGQALRIPGVTPAAVAVLMVWIKKIGLKDSEKRKTKSAKLKCKA; encoded by the coding sequence ATGTATGATGTCATAGTCATCGGCGCCGGGCACGCAGGTATTGAATCTGCATTAGCTGCATCAAGGATGGGTTGTAATACCCTGCTGGTTACCTTGAGATTGGAGCAGATCGGCCATATGTCCTGCAATCCCGCGATCGGCGGTGTAGGCAAGGGCCAGCTGGTAAAGGAGATAGACGCCCTGGGCGGGGAGATGGCAAAGGCGGCAGATGCCTGCGGACTGCAGTTCAGGATCTTAAACGCGTCAAAGGGGCCTGCTGTCTGGTCAAGCCGGGCCCAGATAGACCGCTTTCGGTATAAAGAATATATGAGAAAGGCCCTGGGAAAACAAAGCAACATCTGCCTTAAACAGGCGGAGGTCATATCCCTGCTGGTCAAAGGCAGCAGCGTAAACGGCGTCAGGACTAAAGATGAAGAGATATTCTCAAAAACGGTTGTTATCGCGCCCGGAACATTCTCCGGAGGCAAGATCCATATAGGCTTGAGGAATTTTCCCGGAGGCAGGCAGGATGAAGAGGCGGCCATGGGATTATCCGAGTCATTGAGGTCCCTGGGGTTTGGGATCATGCGTTTTAAAACAGGCACCTGCGCCCGGCTTGATAAGGCGACGATAGATTTTTCCCGTCTCAAGATCCAGGAAGGCGATGCCGACCCCAGGCCGTTCTCTTTTACCAATAAGGGGCTTAAATTAAAACAGGCGCCTTGTTATATAACATATACAAACGAACGCACGCACAAGATCATCCGCGACAACCTGAAGTATTCGCCTCTTTATACAGGCCTGATAAAGGCAACGGGTGTGCGTTATTGCCCGTCCATTGAAGATAAAGTAGTGAAATTCCCCGACAGGGTGAGGCACCAGGTTTTCCTTGAGCCGGAAGGCAGAGAGGATAACCGGATCTACCCTAACGGCATATCCACAAGTTTACCTGAAGAGGCGCAGGTTGAAATGGTCCATTCCATAGAAGGGCTGGAACATGCCGGGATCATAGATTTCGGATACGGCATAGAACACGACGTCGTGGACCCCAGGGAAAATCTGCCAAGTTTAGAGACAAAGCGCGTAAAAAATCTCTATCTCGCCGGCCAGATAAACGGGACGACCGGTTACGAAGAGGCGGCTGCCCAGGGCCTGATCGCCGGGATAAACGCCGCCTTAACGGTAAAGGGCAAAGGCCCTTTTGTATTGGAAAGGTCGCGGGCCTACATAGGCGTTTTAATAGACGACCTTACCACAAAAGGCACTGATGAGCCCTACCGCATGTTTACCTCGCGGGTAGAATACCGGCTCCTGTTGAGAGAGGACAACGCCGATATAAGGTTAAGAGAGATGGGGTTTGGGCTCGGCCTTGTAAGCAGGGAGGAATACAGAGAGACCCGGGATAAAATAAAGGCGGTAAAGGAAGGCACAGAGGCGCTAATGTCAAGCAGGATAAAGCCGACGCGGGAGGTTAACTCAAAGCTTAACTCATTCGGCAGCCCGGCCTTGAGAAAAGAGGTTACGCTCGCGGAATTGCTGAAGCGCCCGCAGATAGACCTGCGCAGATTACGGGAGCTGGATTGCCGGGGCTTGCGCCTCGATGAAAGGGCGGCATTTTTAATTGAAACGGAAATGAAATACTCCGGGTTCATCGAGAGGCAAAAGGCGGAGGTTGAACGCTTCCGCCACCTGGAAAAGATAAAGGTCCCGGCGGGCATGGATTATAACGGGCTCAACGGCCTTTCACGCGAGATCAGGGATAAATTGGGCAGGGTAAGGCCGCTGTCTCTGGGGCAGGCGCTGCGTATACCCGGGGTCACGCCCGCGGCGGTCGCGGTGTTGATGGTGTGGATTAAGAAGATTGGTTTGAAAGATAGCGAAAAGCGTAAAACGAAAAGCGCAAAACTAAAGTGTAAAGCTTAA
- a CDS encoding ABC transporter ATP-binding protein → MKDYMRFLRFLRPHKGTLGLAVLFMAISSLFDWVSIAMFVPVVDKVFNNGKIVFPVGLPSGMEKLISLINSMSQMELLRIIILIMPVLFLLKGLFNFLYSYYMSDIGQLCVRDIRNRLYEKIQGLSLEYFIKKRTGELISRITNDVKLVENALSYGTTDLVYQSFLVVVFSFTIFYIHWKLALVSLLLLPMVALPIIKVGKVLRKISRRSQDKMADINSLLVETISGARIVKAFCMEDHEIEKFRSQNQGYYKLSMKSIKRTLLLSPATELIGVIFGVFILAWVGKDVISGKISFGVFGLFLGSLFSLIRPLKKLSQVSTLNQQALVASSRVYDVLDTVSTVAEGPQAPLLAVIKHKIVYEGVNFSYGSQPVLEDINIEIKKGEVLAIVGKSGVGKSTLVDLLPRFYDPGRGRILIDGVDIRGVSLRSLRGQMGIVTQETILFNDTIRENIAYGRKDAKDAQIMEAAKKAHAHEFIESLPDAYDTLIGDRGAKLSGGEKQRLCIARALLKDPPILILDEATSQLDSTSERIVQEALDTLIAGRTVFIIAHRLSTVRSADRIIVLDAGRIVEQGSHEELLGQNGLYKQLYSLQEIG, encoded by the coding sequence ATGAAAGATTATATGAGGTTTTTGCGTTTTCTCAGGCCGCATAAAGGGACTCTCGGCTTAGCCGTATTGTTTATGGCGATTTCCAGCTTATTTGACTGGGTTTCTATCGCCATGTTTGTGCCCGTAGTGGACAAGGTCTTCAATAACGGCAAGATCGTTTTCCCTGTGGGGCTGCCTTCCGGCATGGAGAAGCTGATCTCGCTTATTAACTCTATGTCCCAGATGGAGTTGCTGAGGATCATCATCCTGATCATGCCCGTTTTATTTTTACTAAAGGGCCTGTTTAATTTCTTATATTCCTATTATATGTCCGATATAGGGCAGTTGTGCGTGCGCGATATCCGTAACCGCCTTTACGAGAAGATCCAGGGCTTATCGCTGGAGTATTTTATCAAGAAGCGCACAGGCGAGCTCATTTCCAGGATCACCAATGACGTGAAGCTGGTGGAGAACGCCCTTTCCTACGGCACGACGGACCTGGTGTATCAGTCGTTTCTGGTGGTTGTTTTTTCCTTCACCATATTCTATATACACTGGAAACTGGCTTTAGTATCGCTTTTGCTTCTTCCCATGGTCGCGCTGCCCATCATTAAGGTCGGCAAGGTGCTGCGTAAGATCTCCCGGCGCTCCCAGGACAAGATGGCGGATATAAACTCGCTTTTAGTTGAGACGATAAGCGGCGCGCGGATAGTGAAGGCATTTTGCATGGAAGACCATGAAATAGAGAAGTTTAGAAGCCAGAATCAGGGTTATTATAAGCTGTCAATGAAGTCCATCAAGCGCACGCTCTTGTTGAGCCCGGCGACGGAATTGATCGGCGTAATATTCGGCGTATTTATCCTGGCATGGGTCGGCAAAGATGTGATTTCCGGGAAGATCTCTTTCGGCGTGTTCGGCTTATTCCTGGGTTCGCTTTTCTCTCTGATCAGGCCGCTTAAAAAGTTGAGCCAGGTCAGCACGTTAAACCAGCAGGCGCTGGTGGCTTCAAGCAGGGTTTACGATGTGCTGGATACTGTTTCCACAGTCGCGGAAGGGCCGCAAGCGCCCTTGCTGGCAGTCATCAAGCATAAGATAGTGTATGAAGGGGTCAATTTCAGCTACGGCTCACAGCCGGTGCTTGAGGATATCAACATAGAGATCAAGAAGGGAGAGGTGCTCGCGATAGTAGGCAAAAGCGGCGTAGGCAAGTCCACCCTCGTCGATCTATTGCCGAGGTTCTACGACCCCGGCCGCGGCCGTATTCTTATTGATGGCGTGGATATACGCGGCGTATCCTTGAGGTCTCTCAGGGGGCAGATGGGCATTGTTACCCAGGAAACAATACTTTTTAACGATACGATAAGGGAGAACATTGCCTACGGCAGGAAGGACGCGAAAGACGCTCAGATCATGGAGGCGGCAAAGAAGGCGCATGCCCATGAGTTCATAGAGTCGCTTCCCGACGCGTATGATACGCTTATCGGAGACAGGGGGGCTAAGTTATCAGGAGGCGAAAAACAGCGTTTATGCATAGCAAGGGCGTTGCTTAAGGACCCGCCCATACTTATTCTGGATGAGGCCACTTCTCAGCTGGACAGCACGTCCGAAAGGATAGTGCAGGAGGCGCTGGATACGCTTATTGCCGGCAGGACGGTTTTTATTATCGCCCATCGGCTTTCAACCGTGAGGAGCGCGGACAGGATCATCGTGCTTGACGCGGGCAGAATAGTTGAGCAGGGCAGCCACGAAGAACTGCTGGGTCAAAACGGCCTATACAAGCAATTATATTCCCTCCAGGAAATAGGATAA
- the lpxB gene encoding lipid-A-disaccharide synthase, whose translation MADKKIMIVAGEASGDMHAAHLIKALRELEPSAQFSGLGGERMEQAGARVYYDLTRIAVVGFQEVLRNLGKFRGAFKLFLKEARAIRPDCVVLVDYPGFNLALAKQLKRLKIRTVYYISPQVWAWHRGRVKAIRKFVDKMLVVFRFEKEFYEEEGIEAEYVGHPLLDIVRPSMNKEEAFTRLCLSFKRITVALLPGSRQQEVKKLLPVMLEAAKLINKTIPPTQFVILRSEAVAKEIFEGAISRSGLRVSLLEGNTYDGINIADFCIVASGTATLEVAIMERPMVVVYKTSLLTSFIARCLVRIPDIALVNVVAGGRIVPELIQSDATAQKIAKESVGILSDPERIISIRRQLQEIKEMLKPYGAAQRAAKIIVDFIHP comes from the coding sequence ATGGCTGACAAAAAGATAATGATAGTTGCCGGCGAGGCATCCGGCGATATGCATGCCGCGCACCTGATAAAGGCGCTCAGGGAACTTGAGCCGTCGGCGCAATTCTCCGGCCTGGGCGGAGAACGCATGGAACAGGCGGGGGCGCGCGTCTATTACGACCTCACCAGGATCGCGGTGGTAGGATTCCAGGAAGTATTAAGAAACCTGGGGAAATTCCGAGGCGCGTTCAAGCTGTTCCTCAAAGAAGCCCGGGCGATCCGGCCTGACTGCGTTGTGCTGGTTGACTATCCGGGGTTTAACCTCGCGCTGGCGAAACAACTCAAGCGGTTAAAGATAAGGACCGTCTATTACATTTCCCCGCAGGTCTGGGCCTGGCACAGGGGACGGGTAAAGGCGATACGCAAATTCGTAGATAAAATGCTGGTGGTATTCCGGTTTGAAAAGGAATTCTACGAAGAAGAAGGCATTGAGGCGGAATACGTGGGCCACCCCCTGCTTGACATAGTCAGGCCGTCCATGAATAAAGAAGAGGCGTTCACCCGTCTCTGCCTTTCCTTTAAAAGAATAACCGTGGCGCTCCTGCCCGGCTCAAGGCAGCAGGAGGTAAAGAAACTGCTGCCTGTCATGCTGGAGGCGGCAAAGTTAATAAATAAAACAATACCTCCCACGCAGTTCGTGATACTAAGATCCGAGGCGGTAGCAAAAGAAATATTTGAGGGGGCTATCTCCAGATCCGGCTTACGGGTAAGCCTGCTTGAGGGCAATACATACGACGGAATAAATATAGCCGATTTCTGTATCGTTGCCTCGGGAACGGCGACCCTGGAAGTAGCTATAATGGAAAGGCCGATGGTAGTGGTTTACAAGACCTCCCTGCTTACCTCATTTATCGCCAGGTGCCTGGTCAGGATACCGGATATCGCGCTGGTAAACGTGGTCGCCGGAGGGCGCATCGTGCCCGAACTGATACAGTCAGACGCGACAGCGCAAAAGATCGCCAAAGAATCGGTGGGCATCCTTTCCGACCCGGAAAGGATCATATCTATCAGGCGCCAGCTGCAGGAAATAAAAGAAATGCTCAAACCCTACGGCGCGGCGCAAAGAGCGGCAAAGATTATCGTTGATTTCATACACCCCTGA
- a CDS encoding GAF and ANTAR domain-containing protein, with protein sequence MAQTKDKIEALYKIGKAITSDLYLEDILKLIVTVTAQAMGSNVCSLMLIDEKQKVLAIRASQSISEGYNKKGPLRIGEGVAGKVVLSKKPRTVYNVLEDKDYKFKDIAGKDGLVSLLCVPMMVKNKAIGALNLYTSKPHKFTESEIEILTTVANQAALVIENTELMVKTKVIQEELESRKLIERAKGILMKQKGLSEEEAYKVMQRHSMDSRKSMRQIAEAVILSAEIK encoded by the coding sequence ATGGCTCAGACAAAGGATAAAATAGAGGCGCTTTATAAGATAGGCAAGGCGATCACCTCCGACCTTTATTTAGAGGATATCTTGAAGCTGATCGTCACTGTCACCGCCCAGGCGATGGGCTCAAACGTCTGTTCGCTTATGTTGATAGATGAAAAGCAGAAGGTGCTGGCCATAAGGGCGTCCCAGTCAATTTCGGAAGGATACAACAAAAAGGGGCCGCTCAGGATCGGCGAAGGCGTGGCAGGCAAGGTTGTCCTGAGCAAGAAGCCGCGCACGGTCTATAATGTCCTTGAAGACAAGGACTACAAGTTTAAAGATATCGCCGGGAAAGACGGCCTGGTGTCGCTTTTGTGCGTCCCGATGATGGTCAAGAATAAGGCCATAGGCGCGCTCAACCTGTATACTTCAAAGCCGCATAAATTTACAGAGAGCGAGATCGAGATATTGACCACGGTGGCAAACCAGGCGGCTCTGGTCATTGAAAATACCGAGCTGATGGTAAAGACCAAGGTCATTCAGGAGGAGCTTGAGAGCCGCAAGCTTATTGAAAGGGCAAAAGGGATATTAATGAAGCAGAAGGGGCTGTCGGAGGAAGAGGCATACAAAGTAATGCAGCGGCATTCAATGGACAGCAGGAAATCAATGCGGCAGATCGCCGAGGCAGTAATACTGAGCGCGGAGATAAAATAG
- a CDS encoding aminotransferase class I/II-fold pyridoxal phosphate-dependent enzyme produces MKNIVSKKVAQLAPSGIRVFFDLVLGMEDVISLGVGEPDFVTPWQIREAGIYSLEQGFTSYTSNKGLYKLRLEISRYLKNNYGVVYSADDEILITVGVSEAMDLCLRAIINPGDKILVPQPSYVSYGPMAELAGGIPIYIDTEGDGFKLTPENLEKSIDRKTKAIIFNYPANPTGISYTRKELGRLNKVLLKHDVLCISDEIYADLTYDFEHTPFATLSGARNNTLYLNGFSKSYAMTGWRVGFACGPKDIIAAMTKIHQYTIMCVPITGQMAACEALHSGRKSVEEMKREYKRRREFVLAELGRSGLEYVEPQGAFYVFVSLKKTGLKSLEFAQGLLKKKKVAVVPGTAFGREFDGYIRMSYASSFQDLKEALRRIGEFLRGV; encoded by the coding sequence ATGAAAAATATTGTATCTAAGAAAGTCGCGCAACTCGCTCCTTCAGGCATAAGGGTGTTCTTCGACCTTGTGCTGGGCATGGAGGACGTTATATCACTGGGCGTAGGCGAGCCGGATTTCGTCACGCCCTGGCAGATACGCGAGGCGGGCATTTATTCGCTGGAGCAGGGGTTTACCTCATATACCTCCAACAAGGGGCTTTATAAGCTGCGGCTGGAGATAAGCCGTTACCTGAAGAACAATTACGGCGTAGTTTATTCTGCCGATGATGAAATACTTATTACGGTGGGGGTAAGCGAGGCGATGGACCTGTGCCTGCGCGCCATTATCAACCCCGGGGATAAGATCCTGGTGCCGCAGCCGAGTTACGTTTCTTACGGCCCTATGGCGGAGCTGGCAGGCGGCATACCTATATATATAGATACCGAAGGCGACGGCTTCAAGCTTACGCCTGAGAATCTGGAGAAGAGCATAGACAGAAAGACAAAGGCGATCATATTTAATTATCCCGCTAATCCCACGGGCATATCCTATACCAGAAAGGAACTGGGCCGGTTGAATAAAGTCCTGCTTAAGCACGATGTCTTATGTATCAGCGATGAGATATACGCCGACCTTACCTATGATTTTGAGCATACGCCTTTTGCCACGTTGAGCGGAGCGAGGAATAATACCCTCTACCTTAACGGATTTTCCAAATCATACGCCATGACCGGCTGGCGCGTGGGTTTTGCCTGCGGCCCCAAAGATATTATCGCGGCTATGACCAAGATCCACCAGTATACGATCATGTGCGTCCCTATAACCGGACAGATGGCTGCCTGCGAGGCGCTGCATTCCGGCAGAAAATCGGTGGAAGAGATGAAGCGCGAATACAAAAGGCGCAGGGAGTTTGTGTTGGCCGAGCTCGGTAGATCAGGCCTTGAATACGTGGAGCCGCAGGGGGCGTTTTATGTGTTTGTTTCGCTTAAGAAAACAGGGCTTAAGTCCCTGGAGTTCGCGCAGGGGCTTTTAAAGAAAAAAAAGGTCGCCGTTGTGCCGGGCACTGCCTTTGGACGGGAATTTGACGGTTATATACGCATGTCATACGCCTCAAGTTTTCAGGACCTGAAAGAGGCGCTGCGCAGGATAGGGGAATTTCTCAGGGGTGTATGA
- a CDS encoding Lrp/AsnC family transcriptional regulator has product MDEILEVLEKDARTTPEDIARMLKKKPAEVKAKIGKYEKSGIILKYKTVINKDLINDDDSNVRVLIEVNITPQKDAGFDKIAERIYSFPEVTSCYLISGTYDLLVVVEGRNINTVSNFVAEKLSCLENVRGTVTHFLLKKYKEDGVVLKQRQENKRIAISY; this is encoded by the coding sequence ATGGACGAGATACTGGAGGTTTTGGAGAAGGACGCGCGCACCACGCCCGAGGATATAGCCAGGATGCTGAAGAAAAAGCCGGCAGAAGTAAAGGCAAAGATCGGGAAATACGAAAAGTCGGGCATAATATTAAAGTACAAGACGGTTATTAATAAAGACCTTATCAATGACGATGATTCCAATGTCAGGGTTTTGATAGAGGTCAATATTACCCCTCAGAAGGACGCGGGTTTTGATAAGATCGCGGAGCGCATATATTCTTTTCCGGAGGTTACAAGCTGTTATCTGATCTCCGGCACCTACGACCTTCTGGTGGTTGTGGAAGGCAGGAATATCAATACTGTGTCCAATTTTGTCGCTGAGAAGCTTTCCTGCCTTGAGAACGTGCGCGGCACGGTCACGCATTTCCTGTTAAAGAAATACAAGGAAGACGGGGTCGTGTTGAAGCAAAGGCAGGAGAATAAGAGGATAGCGATATCATATTAA
- a CDS encoding NAD+ synthase yields MKKSGVKRRMISWIKGQLRQSGARGVVIGLSGGVDSSVAAALVKEAAGRNNTLGLIMPCHSNIADFRDARIAAKKIGIKTRTVDLSEIFDRLVRILPAGGSMAAHNLKPRLRMITLYYFANKYNYLVCGTGNKSEIMMGYFTKYGDGGVDILPLGDLLKSEVRTLAEELGIPRHIIYKPPSAGLWLGQTDEGEMGITYRELDGILECLENKKRPPVSKGKAAKVKGAIRRSGHKRRMPEIFHIK; encoded by the coding sequence ATGAAGAAAAGCGGCGTTAAGCGCAGGATGATCAGTTGGATCAAGGGGCAGCTAAGGCAGTCAGGCGCGCGGGGAGTGGTTATAGGGCTCTCAGGCGGAGTGGATTCTTCGGTAGCGGCTGCCCTGGTGAAGGAGGCGGCAGGCAGGAATAACACCCTGGGTTTGATCATGCCCTGCCACAGCAATATCGCCGACTTCAGGGACGCCAGGATCGCGGCAAAGAAAATCGGCATAAAGACCAGGACCGTGGATCTATCGGAGATATTTGACAGATTGGTGAGGATCCTGCCTGCCGGAGGCAGTATGGCCGCGCATAACCTGAAGCCGCGGCTGCGCATGATCACGCTCTATTATTTTGCCAATAAATACAATTATTTAGTGTGCGGCACAGGCAACAAATCCGAAATTATGATGGGTTATTTTACCAAATACGGAGACGGCGGAGTGGATATACTGCCCCTGGGAGACCTGCTTAAGTCGGAGGTAAGGACGCTGGCGGAGGAATTGGGCATCCCCCGCCATATCATTTATAAACCTCCCAGCGCGGGCCTGTGGCTGGGGCAGACAGATGAAGGCGAGATGGGCATAACCTACAGGGAGTTAGACGGCATCTTAGAATGTTTAGAAAATAAAAAGAGGCCGCCCGTTTCCAAAGGCAAGGCGGCGAAGGTTAAAGGCGCTATCAGGAGATCAGGGCACAAGAGGCGCATGCCTGAGATCTTCCATATAAAGTGA
- a CDS encoding alkaline phosphatase family protein produces the protein MRKIFYIVLDGLGDLPIKELGDKTPLEAAFTPNMDRLAQMGRTGIVYTVGKGIAPESDIAVISLLGYDAHKYYTGRGPLECFAEGVAVNPGDVAFRVNFATVDDDGVNIKDRRVGRNLTTEEASSLSREINSKVTLSEGVFEFKNTIGHRGVLVIRGMRSKLSGWLTNTDPAYDREGVFGVAKEKFENKVQESSPMPGYEDSKEAQTAARLLNEFTRLSIKALNDSAVNKRRVSEGKMPGNVILSRDAGDHLPEFPPIGSFYNLNVGSFVEMPVEKGIALLTGIKIVDVPKRTGHSDVDYAAWAKIAHNAIEAHDALYIHIKGPDEPAHDGKYELKKQSIEEIDKFFFSELLKNIDFKNSIIAVTADHSTPCKLKAHSSDPVPLLTAGGPIKADGSMSFSEKAAREGSIGELKGVEIMPLLVKLAKE, from the coding sequence ATGCGAAAGATATTCTACATAGTATTGGATGGCTTAGGCGATTTGCCGATCAAGGAACTCGGCGACAAGACACCGCTTGAGGCGGCCTTTACCCCTAATATGGACAGGCTGGCCCAGATGGGCAGAACCGGCATTGTGTATACGGTAGGCAAGGGCATCGCGCCGGAATCGGATATCGCGGTCATAAGCCTGCTGGGGTATGACGCGCACAAATACTATACGGGAAGGGGGCCGCTTGAATGTTTCGCGGAGGGCGTCGCGGTCAACCCGGGAGACGTGGCATTCAGGGTGAACTTTGCCACGGTGGATGACGACGGCGTAAATATAAAAGACAGAAGGGTGGGCAGGAACCTTACTACCGAGGAGGCGTCGTCGCTTTCCAGAGAGATAAATTCCAAAGTCACGCTTTCTGAAGGCGTGTTTGAATTTAAGAACACCATAGGCCATAGGGGTGTCTTGGTCATAAGGGGAATGCGTTCTAAATTATCCGGCTGGCTAACCAATACAGACCCGGCGTATGACAGGGAAGGGGTGTTTGGCGTTGCCAAGGAGAAATTTGAGAACAAGGTTCAGGAGTCCTCGCCCATGCCCGGATACGAGGATTCAAAAGAGGCGCAGACGGCAGCGCGGCTTTTAAATGAGTTTACCAGATTATCTATCAAGGCGCTTAATGATTCGGCGGTGAATAAGAGGCGGGTTTCGGAAGGCAAGATGCCGGGTAATGTTATCTTGAGCCGCGACGCGGGAGACCATCTTCCGGAGTTTCCCCCTATAGGTTCGTTTTATAACTTAAACGTGGGTTCATTTGTGGAGATGCCGGTTGAGAAAGGCATCGCCCTTCTCACAGGCATCAAGATAGTGGATGTCCCCAAGAGGACAGGCCACAGCGATGTGGATTACGCTGCCTGGGCAAAGATAGCGCATAATGCCATAGAGGCCCACGACGCCCTGTATATCCATATCAAAGGCCCGGATGAGCCGGCGCACGACGGAAAATACGAGCTTAAAAAACAATCCATTGAAGAGATAGATAAGTTCTTCTTCAGTGAACTGCTTAAAAATATCGATTTTAAGAATTCCATAATCGCGGTGACCGCTGATCATTCCACGCCCTGTAAACTTAAAGCGCATTCCTCTGACCCCGTGCCGCTTTTAACCGCGGGCGGCCCTATAAAGGCCGACGGCTCAATGAGCTTCTCGGAGAAGGCAGCCAGAGAAGGCAGCATCGGAGAGCTCAAGGGTGTTGAGATCATGCCCCTCCTTGTAAAGCTGGCCAAAGAGTAA